One Pseudomonadota bacterium DNA window includes the following coding sequences:
- a CDS encoding nitrilase: MKDTRIAAVISHSKIYDADYNLIAMDKWLKSANDAGVKIVCFPELNISGYIIDKKITETAEEIPGRISEKLSRLSVKYNIVILAGMLEKDKNNHIYSSHLVVKPDGYIGVYRKLHIAPVEKDLFYQGDKVRLFEAQGLKFGIQLCYDAHFPELSTSMALMGADVIFFPHASPRKTPDEKLKSWLRHLTARAFDNSIFVVACNQSGRNAGGLYFPGTGIIINPSGEIIERYTGENEEMIVSDLKAKDLDLVRNHKMRYFLTNRRPDIY; the protein is encoded by the coding sequence ATGAAAGATACCCGTATTGCCGCAGTAATTTCTCATTCAAAAATATACGATGCCGACTACAACCTTATTGCAATGGATAAATGGCTGAAATCGGCAAATGATGCCGGTGTAAAAATAGTGTGTTTTCCTGAGCTAAATATCAGCGGTTATATAATAGACAAAAAAATAACCGAAACAGCAGAAGAAATACCCGGCAGAATATCAGAAAAACTTTCCAGGCTTTCTGTAAAATATAATATTGTGATACTCGCAGGCATGCTTGAAAAAGATAAAAATAACCATATATATTCAAGCCACCTTGTTGTAAAACCGGATGGATATATCGGAGTTTATCGTAAACTTCATATTGCTCCTGTTGAAAAAGATTTGTTTTACCAAGGAGATAAAGTCAGGTTGTTTGAGGCGCAAGGTTTAAAATTTGGGATTCAGCTTTGCTATGATGCTCACTTTCCTGAACTTTCTACAAGCATGGCTCTTATGGGTGCTGATGTTATATTTTTCCCTCACGCTTCTCCAAGAAAAACACCTGATGAAAAGCTCAAGTCATGGTTGCGGCATCTAACTGCAAGGGCTTTTGATAACAGTATATTTGTGGTTGCATGTAACCAGAGTGGTAGAAATGCGGGCGGCCTCTATTTCCCTGGGACAGGCATAATAATTAATCCTTCGGGAGAGATTATCGAAAGATATACTGGTGAAAATGAAGAAATGATCGTATCCGATCTTAAGGCAAAAGATTTAGATCTGGTGCGCAATCATAAAATGCGTTATTTCTTAACAAACAGAAGACCTGATATTTATTAA
- a CDS encoding CDP-alcohol phosphatidyltransferase family protein yields the protein MTNKIKTSQKVTAMLVYGRLPLVSLGMLCAIAVMWMRSPVIYTMGVLFLFISMSFDLVDGWFAARFSPNPTLANLAERIMDKIIYSITFPLIAVGVMWRLIFISPGHTKPELLHAIFILIICVTVLIRDNFAHFIRGFAIQKGQEPELREFARLRTIVAAPVGALLYAHAFYVPNGSGILYSWISWAGNLSLRTLFIVEIVFLVINLGSIAAYCRKYGTYCLDDICDSNDLLRRKILSFFPNSLTIMNAIMGFLAVFFAYQGRIKEAYLILIGATIFDKLDGALARKLGLTEPLASHTSKITMGSILDDFADAISFCLAPAWIFYIILSGSQNAAISKLPIGFAALFYLILGITRLVYFTVDKNPIPGFFKGMPTPAAALLVTAPLIIFNQSLSESSQTVYFWGIFCFITMIATGLTMNLYPVKYLHLGRFMSRHPRVGQISLLLLLSVFTPYFGHITFLYMLLYLLSPVITGRIDPKDAARETRTIV from the coding sequence ATGACAAACAAAATTAAAACATCCCAAAAAGTCACGGCTATGCTTGTTTATGGCCGCCTTCCGCTTGTCTCCCTTGGAATGCTGTGCGCTATTGCAGTAATGTGGATGCGCAGCCCTGTTATTTATACTATGGGGGTCTTATTTCTTTTTATCTCAATGTCTTTTGATCTTGTTGACGGATGGTTCGCAGCACGGTTCAGTCCAAACCCCACACTTGCTAATTTAGCTGAAAGAATTATGGATAAAATTATTTATTCCATTACTTTCCCTCTTATTGCGGTAGGGGTCATGTGGCGTCTTATTTTTATTTCACCAGGGCATACAAAGCCCGAACTTCTTCATGCCATTTTTATTCTCATTATATGCGTAACAGTTCTGATTCGTGATAATTTCGCACACTTTATCCGGGGCTTTGCTATACAAAAAGGACAGGAACCTGAATTAAGGGAATTTGCAAGGCTAAGAACCATTGTCGCCGCTCCTGTTGGCGCACTGTTATATGCCCATGCTTTTTATGTTCCGAACGGTTCCGGAATACTATATTCCTGGATTTCATGGGCAGGCAATCTTTCTTTGCGTACGCTCTTTATTGTTGAAATCGTTTTTCTTGTAATTAATCTCGGATCTATAGCAGCTTACTGCAGAAAATACGGAACATACTGCCTTGATGATATTTGCGACAGCAATGATCTGTTAAGAAGAAAAATACTCTCATTTTTCCCGAATTCACTTACTATCATGAACGCAATCATGGGATTCCTTGCGGTTTTCTTCGCATACCAGGGAAGGATTAAAGAAGCATACCTTATTCTTATCGGCGCAACAATATTTGATAAGCTTGACGGCGCACTTGCCCGCAAACTTGGCCTGACCGAACCTCTTGCCTCCCATACTTCAAAAATCACTATGGGAAGTATTTTGGATGACTTCGCCGATGCAATCAGTTTCTGTCTCGCACCGGCATGGATATTTTATATAATACTTTCCGGTTCTCAAAATGCTGCTATTTCTAAACTTCCTATTGGCTTTGCCGCTCTCTTTTATTTAATCCTGGGCATAACCAGACTGGTCTATTTCACTGTGGATAAAAACCCCATTCCCGGATTTTTCAAAGGCATGCCTACTCCGGCAGCCGCATTACTTGTAACTGCACCTTTGATTATATTTAATCAAAGTTTATCCGAAAGCTCTCAAACAGTTTATTTCTGGGGAATTTTTTGTTTTATAACCATGATTGCAACAGGCCTAACAATGAATCTTTACCCCGTAAAATATCTTCATCTTGGCCGATTCATGAGTCGGCATCCACGGGTAGGTCAGATATCGCTACTTCTGCTTTTATCGGTTTTCACACCTTATTTTGGGCACATTACTTTTCTATATATGCTTTTGTATCTTTTATCACCAGTTATAACAGGGCGAATTGATCCCAAAGATGCGGCAAGAGAAACCAGAACTATTGTGTAA
- a CDS encoding 4Fe-4S dicluster domain-containing protein yields the protein MKVIKIDKNDWADGITKIQDSYRLFGPVMGEKFHDFKELGKGELPDLNFQNTRLSPKSIVYPQTEVMFEYSLDEKEADHHVMKDAAKDYSPKAVLGIRPCDAAAFLLVKRNFDNPDYKDPYWVKSYEATTLIGFACNNPCSTCFCTSAGSGPFCEESLDILLADADDCYYAKAITPKGEDLLKNAGLNTEADGSANEKIDTLKKEAEAKISSSVVSDQLKNKTTNELYEAPFWEDVSFACINCGTCTFLCPTCWCFDIQDENSGSAGIRMKNWDSCMFPLFTIHGTGHNPRGTKLHRVRQRFMHKLKYYVDKYDKGIQCVGCGRCIRACPVNIDIRRVCDMMNSYDPNACACSEK from the coding sequence ATGAAAGTTATTAAAATTGATAAAAATGACTGGGCTGATGGAATAACGAAAATTCAGGACAGTTATCGGTTGTTTGGTCCGGTCATGGGTGAGAAATTTCATGATTTCAAAGAGCTTGGAAAAGGAGAATTGCCGGATTTGAATTTTCAAAATACGCGCCTTTCCCCAAAGTCGATAGTATATCCACAGACCGAGGTTATGTTCGAGTATTCTCTTGATGAAAAAGAAGCTGACCATCATGTGATGAAAGATGCTGCTAAAGATTATTCGCCTAAAGCTGTTTTGGGGATCAGGCCCTGTGATGCAGCGGCTTTTCTGCTTGTAAAGAGAAATTTTGATAATCCTGATTATAAAGATCCATACTGGGTTAAATCATATGAAGCAACGACATTAATAGGTTTTGCATGCAATAATCCATGCAGCACCTGTTTTTGCACAAGTGCAGGCTCTGGCCCTTTTTGTGAAGAAAGCCTTGATATCCTTCTTGCTGATGCGGATGATTGCTATTATGCAAAAGCTATTACGCCTAAAGGTGAAGATCTGTTAAAGAATGCCGGATTAAATACTGAAGCTGACGGCAGTGCCAATGAAAAAATAGATACTCTTAAAAAAGAAGCAGAGGCTAAGATAAGTTCGTCAGTTGTTTCAGACCAGCTTAAAAACAAAACCACAAATGAGCTTTATGAGGCTCCGTTTTGGGAAGATGTTTCATTTGCCTGTATAAACTGTGGGACATGCACGTTTCTTTGTCCGACATGCTGGTGTTTCGATATTCAGGATGAAAACTCCGGGAGTGCCGGGATACGCATGAAAAACTGGGATAGTTGTATGTTTCCTCTTTTTACAATTCATGGCACAGGTCACAATCCGAGAGGTACCAAACTTCACAGGGTACGCCAGAGATTTATGCATAAGCTGAAGTATTATGTTGATAAATATGATAAAGGAATTCAGTGTGTCGGCTGCGGTCGGTGCATACGCGCCTGTCCGGTTAACATTGATATACGCAGGGTCTGTGATATGATGAATAGTTATGATCCTAACGCCTGCGCTTGTTCGGAAAAGTGA
- a CDS encoding 4Fe-4S ferredoxin, translating into MLGYIDKIKEISKQLLEEGKVDMIIGFKKGSVPMMNEPCFVKSSDEVSKLFWDSNCGINLANYLTDRKEKIGIIAKGCDSRNIVTHIIENKIKRENLVIIGVPCKGMIDRRKISAMFDTEIKEVTDKGDAIIVKGEGFEKELSKSEVMQDNCSICIHRNPVMYDELAAPLMEEQKDVDRYADVREIEAMQPAQKWEHFENILSGCLRCYACRNACPLCYCPTCFVDESNPQWVGKSQDETDIRTFHFLRAYHCAGRCTDCGSCERACPVGINVRAFTKKLEKDCFEMFGWEAGISQDVRPSLDTFKPDDPEDFIK; encoded by the coding sequence TATCTAAACAGCTGTTGGAAGAAGGTAAGGTGGATATGATCATAGGCTTTAAGAAAGGATCAGTGCCTATGATGAATGAGCCATGTTTTGTAAAAAGCTCAGATGAAGTATCTAAACTCTTTTGGGACAGCAACTGCGGAATAAACCTTGCCAATTATCTTACCGACAGAAAAGAAAAAATAGGCATAATTGCCAAGGGGTGTGATTCAAGAAATATCGTAACCCATATAATTGAAAATAAAATCAAACGGGAAAATTTGGTAATTATAGGCGTTCCCTGTAAGGGTATGATTGATCGCCGTAAAATATCGGCTATGTTTGATACTGAAATTAAAGAAGTTACTGACAAAGGTGATGCGATAATTGTAAAAGGCGAAGGATTTGAAAAAGAATTAAGTAAATCCGAAGTTATGCAGGATAACTGTTCTATTTGCATCCACAGAAATCCTGTTATGTATGACGAGCTTGCTGCGCCTCTTATGGAAGAGCAAAAAGATGTGGACAGATATGCTGATGTCAGGGAAATTGAGGCTATGCAACCTGCACAAAAGTGGGAGCATTTCGAAAATATCTTATCCGGATGCCTTCGATGCTATGCATGCAGAAATGCCTGCCCTTTGTGCTACTGCCCCACTTGTTTTGTTGATGAATCGAATCCCCAGTGGGTTGGTAAAAGTCAGGATGAAACCGATATAAGAACGTTTCATTTTTTAAGGGCTTATCATTGTGCCGGTAGATGTACGGATTGTGGATCGTGCGAGAGAGCTTGCCCGGTTGGCATTAATGTTCGGGCATTTACCAAAAAACTTGAAAAGGATTGCTTTGAGATGTTTGGTTGGGAAGCAGGCATTTCCCAAGATGTACGGCCTTCGCTTGATACATTCAAGCCGGATGATCCGGAAGATTTCATAAAATAA
- a CDS encoding TusE/DsrC/DsvC family sulfur relay protein, producing the protein MPEVQFGGKTFTVDEDGFIDSYTNWSEEWVQYVKTQEGIDELNDEHKMLIKVLREYYEKNGIAPMVRVLSKVTGFKLKHIYELFPSGPGKGACKMAGLPKPTGCV; encoded by the coding sequence ATGCCGGAAGTACAATTTGGAGGTAAAACTTTTACAGTAGATGAAGATGGTTTTATTGATTCATATACCAACTGGTCAGAAGAATGGGTCCAGTATGTTAAAACACAGGAAGGGATTGACGAGCTTAATGATGAGCATAAAATGCTTATAAAGGTGCTTCGCGAATACTACGAGAAAAATGGTATTGCTCCGATGGTTCGTGTTCTTTCCAAGGTTACTGGTTTTAAATTGAAACATATTTACGAACTGTTTCCTTCAGGACCTGGCAAGGGAGCATGTAAGATGGCCGGACTTCCCAAACCGACAGGATGCGTCTGA
- a CDS encoding secondary thiamine-phosphate synthase enzyme YjbQ, translated as MDIAIKTAQKTELIDITSKVQEIVFSICMEKKIENGLCMIYVPHTTAAVTINESADPSVKNDILMVLNKIVPWEADYRHMEGNSPAHVKSVLVGVSELVVVNNKKLELGTWQGIFFCEFDGPRTRRVNIRIV; from the coding sequence ATGGATATTGCTATTAAGACCGCTCAAAAAACAGAACTGATAGATATTACATCCAAAGTTCAGGAAATTGTGTTTAGCATATGCATGGAAAAAAAAATTGAAAATGGACTGTGCATGATTTATGTTCCACACACAACTGCGGCGGTTACTATAAATGAAAGCGCAGATCCTAGTGTGAAAAATGATATCCTTATGGTATTAAATAAGATAGTTCCGTGGGAAGCAGACTATCGTCATATGGAGGGAAATTCTCCGGCTCATGTTAAATCTGTTCTGGTTGGGGTTTCCGAACTTGTTGTAGTTAATAATAAAAAGCTTGAACTTGGAACATGGCAGGGTATCTTTTTCTGCGAGTTTGACGGTCCTCGTACGAGAAGAGTCAATATCAGAATAGTATAA
- a CDS encoding AsnC family transcriptional regulator produces the protein MYLKKIKKTIALDDMDKTILNRIQSDFPVTSRPYFVIADELGLTEDDVINRLKKLKNNGFIRRIGGNFVPEKLGFVSTLCTASVPEDKIEAFTKVINRYPGVTHNYLRDGSFNIWFTFIAPSMEEIEDNLKQISNKTGVKEIFNFPATKVFKIKAHFNL, from the coding sequence ATGTATTTAAAGAAAATAAAAAAAACCATAGCACTTGATGATATGGATAAAACCATCTTAAACCGGATTCAGTCTGATTTTCCGGTTACTTCCCGTCCTTATTTTGTTATTGCTGATGAACTTGGGCTGACTGAAGATGATGTTATTAACAGGCTTAAAAAACTTAAAAATAATGGCTTTATCCGCCGAATAGGTGGTAATTTTGTACCTGAAAAGCTGGGTTTTGTCAGCACGCTTTGCACAGCTTCGGTGCCAGAAGATAAGATAGAAGCTTTTACAAAAGTTATAAACCGATATCCAGGCGTAACTCATAATTATCTGAGAGACGGAAGCTTTAATATCTGGTTTACGTTTATTGCTCCTTCCATGGAAGAAATAGAGGATAATCTAAAACAAATATCCAACAAAACCGGTGTTAAGGAGATTTTTAATTTTCCTGCAACAAAAGTCTTCAAAATTAAAGCTCATTTTAATTTATAA
- a CDS encoding FAD/NAD(P)-binding protein, giving the protein MQNPYMPYPVRIDEIITETEDRNLKTFKFVFLNPEDEEKFSYKAGQFAELSVTGKGEIPIGIASSPVEKGFVKFTVNKVGLVSSYLHSMKVGDIMGIRGPCGNSYPWDILEGKNIVIIGGGFAFTTLRSSIIFMLDPANRNKFKDINVIYGARTPGMLLYREELAAWERRDDINMHITVDATNDPEWKYNIGFVPTVTEQKAPNADADTYAIICGPPIMIKFTQPVLDKLGYDHDHIIMSLENRMKCGIGMCGRCNIGKEFVCKDGPVFTLAQLNATPREY; this is encoded by the coding sequence GTGCAAAATCCATATATGCCTTATCCTGTGCGTATAGATGAAATAATAACTGAAACTGAAGACAGGAATCTTAAAACATTCAAGTTTGTTTTTTTAAACCCGGAGGATGAAGAGAAATTTTCTTACAAAGCCGGGCAATTTGCAGAACTTTCAGTGACTGGGAAAGGGGAAATACCTATTGGTATTGCATCTTCTCCTGTCGAAAAAGGCTTTGTCAAGTTTACCGTAAATAAAGTCGGTTTGGTTTCTTCATACCTGCATTCCATGAAGGTTGGGGATATCATGGGAATAAGAGGACCTTGTGGCAATTCTTATCCCTGGGATATACTTGAAGGTAAAAATATAGTGATCATTGGAGGCGGTTTTGCTTTTACAACACTTCGTTCTTCAATAATCTTTATGCTTGATCCTGCCAACAGAAATAAATTTAAAGATATTAATGTAATCTATGGTGCCCGTACACCAGGGATGCTTCTTTACAGAGAAGAGCTGGCCGCTTGGGAAAGGCGTGATGACATAAATATGCATATTACGGTTGATGCTACAAATGATCCTGAATGGAAATATAATATTGGTTTTGTACCAACTGTTACAGAACAAAAAGCACCTAATGCCGATGCCGATACTTATGCCATAATTTGCGGGCCGCCAATAATGATAAAATTTACCCAGCCTGTTTTAGACAAACTGGGATATGATCATGACCATATTATTATGTCGCTTGAAAACAGGATGAAATGCGGGATAGGTATGTGTGGAAGATGCAATATAGGAAAGGAATTTGTCTGTAAGGACGGTCCTGTATTTACCCTTGCACAACTCAATGCTACGCCAAGAGAATATTGA
- a CDS encoding YkgJ family cysteine cluster protein, giving the protein MGNKDKNSIECKRCGTCCKKGGPSFHMEDISLIEEGCIPAKYLYTVRKGEPVCDNRIDKIVFADSDIIKIKGQGSRWACFFYKEDENKCDIYKDRPLECRLLNCYDTKQIEQIFGKDLLARESIFGKIEGLWDMVIEHDQKCSYKEIRKLIDESKKNKSGYLSQKVSELIEYDKALRDIVVTKGGLDSELLDFLFGRPVLIVLKQYLA; this is encoded by the coding sequence ATGGGAAATAAAGATAAAAATTCAATAGAATGCAAAAGATGCGGAACTTGCTGTAAAAAGGGAGGCCCGTCTTTTCATATGGAGGATATATCACTTATAGAAGAAGGTTGTATACCGGCAAAATATCTTTATACTGTAAGAAAAGGAGAACCTGTTTGCGACAACAGAATCGATAAAATTGTTTTTGCTGATTCCGATATAATTAAAATCAAGGGACAGGGAAGTAGATGGGCATGTTTTTTTTATAAGGAAGACGAAAATAAATGCGATATTTATAAAGACCGTCCTCTTGAATGCAGACTTCTTAATTGTTATGATACTAAACAAATCGAGCAAATATTTGGTAAAGACCTTCTTGCAAGAGAAAGTATTTTCGGTAAAATTGAAGGGCTTTGGGATATGGTAATAGAGCATGATCAAAAATGTTCTTATAAAGAAATTAGAAAGCTTATTGATGAATCCAAAAAGAATAAAAGTGGATATTTATCACAAAAAGTATCTGAACTTATCGAGTATGATAAAGCCTTGCGGGATATTGTTGTAACAAAAGGAGGGCTTGATTCCGAACTGCTTGATTTTTTGTTCGGAAGACCTGTTTTAATTGTTTTAAAGCAGTATTTGGCCTAA
- a CDS encoding PAS domain S-box protein encodes MPNEKNPETFLRKISIHSRLTKAFLPVMLVAVFIHDILIRVLTSVVNVNTVFSRSLVTIAIAAIVSVIIAKLSKSIGTQIDNIHSELIKKDENLRSERDFSDAALDSLPALFSLLDTTGKYLRWNKNLEIITGYSAEEIKKLHPSDVIDYYSKSVMAEKMQNISNMGSIDFETYLVCKNGEKIPYYFTAHPININDVHYVIGIGIDIALRKQTESALVYEKETVQKYLNIAGVLIIAINTDMELILINKKACEVLGYEDKELIGKDINDICTPEDIRSEAKILTKKILSNEITDTERMKFHSIVLTKKGEKRTIEWNAELLKDDTGKITGMLSSGEDVTERIKMQDMLIQAKNEWEETFDTINDAITIHDDKYNIIRANKTAKDLLGIFLEDMDELKCYQLYHGSESPPSDCPCHIALKSGEVSVRKMFEPHLDRHFEIKAIPRYGKNKQTVGIVHIVKDISDQVKAEEGQRVLQSQFLHMQKMESIGRLAGGVAHDFNNILSGIIGFSELMLLDISKDDPLKERIELILGLGEKAVSLTQQLLAFSRKQMLIIKDININNVVTDMARMLKRIIGEDIKLELKHSKTIRNALCDQGQMEQVLLNLAVNSRDAMPDGGVLTIETAEIVLNEDNINKLEDVNPGEYVKLTISDTGCGMSSSVLENIFEPFYTTKELGKGTGLGLATVYGIIKQHNGYIDVTSRINGGSVFNIYLPVSNHKEIKTFSESDPLQISGGNETILVVDDEPILLSIIEKALNPLGYQLLIAVSTQEAIKISETYEGTIDLLLTDVIMPKMNGNKLADTIVSARPDIKVVFMSGYPSKSITDHGSDKENGIYLQKPLRVSTIRQKLREILDDKTI; translated from the coding sequence ATGCCCAACGAAAAGAATCCGGAAACTTTTTTGAGAAAAATTTCTATCCACAGTCGCTTAACAAAGGCATTTTTACCTGTTATGCTTGTGGCTGTTTTCATACACGACATACTGATAAGGGTTTTAACATCAGTTGTAAATGTAAATACTGTTTTTTCAAGATCCCTGGTTACGATTGCAATCGCTGCAATAGTTAGCGTAATAATAGCCAAACTGTCAAAATCCATCGGAACCCAAATAGATAATATTCATAGTGAACTGATTAAAAAAGATGAGAACTTAAGATCGGAAAGGGATTTCTCTGATGCGGCTTTAGACAGTTTGCCTGCCCTTTTTTCACTTCTTGATACTACGGGAAAGTATCTGCGATGGAATAAAAATTTGGAAATTATTACCGGATATTCTGCCGAAGAAATTAAGAAGTTACATCCTTCCGATGTTATCGATTATTATAGTAAATCGGTTATGGCTGAGAAAATGCAGAATATATCTAATATGGGCAGTATTGATTTTGAGACATATTTAGTTTGCAAAAACGGAGAGAAAATCCCCTATTATTTTACCGCACATCCTATTAATATTAATGATGTTCATTATGTTATCGGTATTGGAATAGATATTGCTTTGCGCAAGCAAACCGAATCGGCGTTGGTATACGAAAAAGAAACAGTTCAAAAATACCTCAATATTGCCGGAGTATTAATTATAGCAATTAATACTGATATGGAATTGATTCTTATTAATAAAAAGGCCTGTGAGGTTCTTGGATATGAAGACAAAGAACTTATCGGAAAAGATATTAACGATATTTGTACCCCGGAAGATATACGGTCAGAAGCTAAGATTTTGACAAAAAAAATACTATCAAATGAAATAACTGATACCGAAAGAATGAAATTTCATAGTATTGTATTAACTAAAAAAGGTGAAAAAAGAACTATAGAATGGAATGCAGAACTACTAAAAGACGATACGGGCAAAATAACCGGAATGTTAAGTTCGGGAGAAGATGTCACTGAACGAATAAAGATGCAGGATATGCTCATTCAGGCAAAAAATGAATGGGAAGAAACATTTGATACTATAAATGACGCTATTACCATTCATGACGACAAGTACAATATTATCCGTGCAAATAAGACGGCAAAAGATCTGCTGGGAATATTTCTTGAGGATATGGATGAATTGAAATGTTATCAGCTATATCATGGTTCAGAAAGTCCACCGTCTGATTGCCCATGCCATATTGCATTAAAATCAGGCGAAGTTTCCGTTCGTAAAATGTTTGAACCTCATCTTGACAGGCATTTTGAAATCAAGGCAATTCCCCGCTATGGCAAGAATAAGCAAACTGTAGGCATAGTTCATATTGTAAAGGATATAAGCGATCAGGTTAAAGCGGAAGAAGGACAACGCGTATTACAATCTCAGTTTTTACATATGCAGAAGATGGAATCCATTGGTCGTCTTGCCGGAGGAGTGGCTCATGATTTTAATAATATATTAAGCGGGATAATAGGTTTCAGCGAACTTATGCTTCTTGATATTTCTAAAGATGATCCTTTAAAAGAACGCATTGAACTGATCTTGGGTCTGGGAGAAAAGGCTGTATCTCTTACACAACAGCTTCTTGCTTTCAGCCGCAAGCAGATGCTGATAATTAAGGATATAAATATTAACAATGTAGTAACCGATATGGCCAGAATGTTAAAGCGGATCATAGGTGAAGATATAAAGCTTGAGTTAAAGCATTCAAAAACAATCAGGAATGCTCTGTGCGATCAGGGCCAGATGGAGCAGGTATTGTTAAATCTTGCTGTAAACTCCAGAGATGCTATGCCCGATGGAGGTGTCTTGACCATAGAAACAGCGGAAATAGTATTGAATGAAGATAATATAAATAAGCTTGAAGATGTAAACCCCGGGGAATACGTGAAGCTCACAATAAGTGATACCGGTTGCGGAATGAGTAGTAGTGTGCTTGAGAATATATTTGAACCTTTTTATACCACAAAAGAGCTTGGAAAAGGAACCGGGCTGGGTCTTGCTACAGTTTACGGAATTATTAAACAGCACAACGGGTATATTGATGTAACAAGCAGGATAAATGGAGGGTCAGTATTTAATATATATTTGCCAGTCTCAAATCATAAGGAGATTAAAACTTTTTCTGAAAGTGATCCCTTGCAGATAAGTGGGGGAAACGAGACGATTCTTGTTGTAGATGATGAACCGATATTACTTTCAATTATTGAAAAAGCCTTAAACCCTTTAGGCTACCAGCTTCTTATTGCCGTTTCTACTCAGGAAGCCATAAAAATCAGTGAAACTTATGAAGGGACTATTGATTTGTTGCTGACCGATGTTATTATGCCGAAAATGAATGGGAATAAGCTTGCCGATACGATAGTATCCGCCCGACCGGATATAAAAGTGGTTTTTATGTCGGGTTATCCGTCAAAATCTATCACAGATCATGGATCAGATAAAGAAAATGGCATCTACCTTCAGAAGCCATTGAGAGTCAGCACGATCAGACAAAAGCTGCGTGAAATACTAGACGATAAAACTATTTGA